The following proteins are encoded in a genomic region of Dialister hominis:
- the trpD gene encoding anthranilate phosphoribosyltransferase, producing the protein MIQEAIKTIVKGSELPFETARESMGEIMSGKASEAQIGAFLAALSLKGETVGEITGFARAMRDACVPVSHEGEVFEIVGTGGDGADTFNISTTSGFVIASGGVAVAKHGNRSVSSRCGAADCLEALGVNLALTGKENTELLKKAGMCFMFAPVYHSSMKYAAPVRKALGFRTVFNILGPLGNPAGATMQLMGVYEEKLVEPMAKVLSNLGVKRGAVVYGMDGLDEITACDRTLVCEFKNGLFQKYLLDPRDYGMELAHPGDLKGGDSRENAEITRTVLSGEKGPKRNAVLLNAGMSFHLAEGMSLAEGIQKAADLIDSGKALAFMERFIRLSREAAQ; encoded by the coding sequence ATGATACAGGAAGCAATCAAAACCATCGTAAAGGGCAGCGAACTGCCATTTGAAACAGCGAGAGAATCCATGGGGGAAATCATGAGCGGGAAAGCATCGGAAGCGCAGATCGGCGCCTTCCTTGCTGCTCTTTCACTGAAAGGCGAGACCGTCGGGGAAATTACAGGATTTGCCAGAGCCATGAGAGACGCATGCGTGCCGGTCTCCCATGAAGGAGAAGTCTTTGAAATCGTAGGGACCGGGGGAGACGGAGCAGACACCTTCAACATTTCCACCACATCCGGCTTCGTCATCGCATCCGGTGGCGTCGCCGTCGCCAAGCATGGCAACAGGAGCGTTTCCTCCCGCTGCGGCGCGGCGGACTGCCTCGAAGCGCTCGGTGTCAACCTGGCTTTGACCGGCAAGGAAAACACCGAGCTTTTGAAGAAAGCAGGCATGTGCTTCATGTTTGCTCCCGTCTACCACAGTTCCATGAAGTATGCGGCCCCGGTCAGGAAAGCCCTCGGTTTCCGCACCGTGTTCAACATCCTGGGACCGCTTGGAAATCCGGCCGGCGCGACGATGCAGCTCATGGGCGTCTATGAAGAAAAGCTCGTCGAACCGATGGCTAAAGTCCTTTCGAACCTGGGCGTCAAGAGAGGCGCTGTCGTCTACGGCATGGACGGGCTGGACGAAATCACCGCCTGCGACAGGACGCTCGTCTGCGAATTCAAGAACGGCCTCTTCCAGAAGTACCTATTAGATCCCCGTGACTACGGCATGGAGCTTGCGCATCCGGGCGACCTCAAGGGCGGGGACAGCCGGGAAAATGCAGAAATCACAAGAACCGTCCTCTCCGGAGAAAAGGGACCGAAGAGAAATGCAGTTCTCCTGAATGCTGGCATGAGCTTCCACCTTGCAGAGGGCATGTCCCTTGCTGAAGGCATCCAGAAGGCAGCGGACCTCATCGACAGCGGCAAAGCCCTTGCCTTCATGGAACGCTTCATCAGACTCTCAAGGGAGGCGGCACAATGA
- the trpCF gene encoding bifunctional indole-3-glycerol-phosphate synthase TrpC/phosphoribosylanthranilate isomerase TrpF, whose amino-acid sequence MILDTLAKGARRRARVLEEADGEGIREAAIARALDEDVHDFPFERNLRAEGVNIICEVKKASPSKGIIADHFPYLEIARDYERAGAAAISVLTEPDYFLGSGLYLKKISRAVQIPILRKDFIVSEVQIYESKLLGASAILLIVSILTDEELTRFIRTAKGLGLSALIETRTEEEIRRAVLAGARIIGVNNRDLRDFSIDNTRAARLHSLVPEDTLFIAESGIQKREDIEEFLAAGIRNFLIGEAMMKAEDKAEKLAEFIGEEPRVQCKICGISRERDIDFLNDALPDYAGFIFARSPRKVTPDKAAGLISLLDPRIKAVGVFVNETTETIADIAKKTHLSVIQLHGDEDFETIREVKERTGLPVWKAIRAGSEEDILPWNDSPADALLLDAKVMGKRGGTGKRIDPNFARAVRKPFLLAGGMNCENIVRAARIARPFAVDVNSGVETDGMKDKEKIQAVIRLLARSGLRKG is encoded by the coding sequence ATGATCCTCGACACACTGGCAAAAGGCGCGAGGCGGCGGGCCAGGGTCCTGGAAGAAGCTGACGGCGAAGGCATCAGGGAAGCGGCGATAGCAAGAGCGCTTGATGAAGACGTCCATGATTTTCCCTTCGAGAGAAATCTCCGGGCAGAAGGCGTGAACATCATCTGCGAAGTCAAGAAAGCATCGCCTTCCAAAGGCATCATCGCTGATCACTTTCCCTACCTTGAAATAGCCAGGGACTACGAAAGGGCAGGGGCGGCCGCCATATCCGTCCTGACCGAGCCGGACTACTTTCTTGGAAGCGGGCTCTACCTGAAGAAAATCTCCCGCGCAGTGCAGATTCCGATCCTTCGGAAAGACTTCATCGTATCCGAAGTCCAGATCTACGAATCCAAGCTCCTGGGCGCCTCGGCCATCCTCCTCATCGTTTCGATCCTGACGGATGAAGAGCTTACAAGGTTCATCCGGACGGCCAAAGGCCTCGGCCTCTCGGCGCTTATCGAGACAAGGACGGAAGAAGAAATACGGAGAGCCGTCCTCGCAGGGGCAAGAATCATAGGCGTCAATAACCGAGACCTCCGTGATTTCTCCATCGACAATACCCGCGCAGCAAGGCTGCATTCGCTAGTCCCCGAAGATACCCTCTTCATTGCAGAAAGCGGCATACAGAAGAGGGAAGACATCGAAGAGTTCCTTGCGGCCGGCATCCGAAATTTCCTCATCGGGGAAGCCATGATGAAGGCCGAGGACAAGGCAGAAAAACTTGCTGAGTTCATCGGGGAAGAGCCACGGGTCCAGTGCAAGATCTGCGGGATTTCAAGGGAAAGGGATATCGATTTCTTAAACGATGCCCTTCCCGATTACGCAGGCTTCATCTTTGCAAGAAGCCCGAGGAAGGTGACGCCCGATAAAGCGGCCGGCCTCATCAGTTTGCTGGATCCACGGATCAAGGCGGTCGGCGTCTTTGTGAATGAAACGACAGAGACCATAGCAGACATTGCAAAGAAAACCCATCTCTCCGTCATCCAGCTCCACGGGGATGAGGATTTTGAAACGATCCGCGAAGTGAAGGAAAGGACAGGACTTCCCGTCTGGAAAGCCATCCGGGCAGGAAGCGAGGAAGACATTCTTCCATGGAACGATTCGCCGGCCGATGCCCTTCTCCTTGATGCGAAAGTCATGGGGAAGAGAGGCGGCACAGGAAAGCGCATCGATCCAAATTTCGCCAGAGCGGTAAGGAAGCCCTTCCTTCTGGCGGGCGGCATGAATTGTGAAAATATCGTCCGGGCAGCGCGCATCGCAAGGCCCTTCGCGGTCGACGTGAACAGCGGCGTTGAAACGGACGGCATGAAAGATAAAGAGAAAATACAGGCGGTAATCCGTCTTTTGGCCCGGTCGGGCCTGCGGAAAGGATGA